GTAGACGAGGAGCTCGTCGAGCAACCAGATCGCGAGCGCGTCGCTCCCGGGGAGCACGACCGCGCCGACGGTCGGCGAGAACAGCGCCGCGACGACTGGGGGTAAAAAGAGCGCGGTCATCGCCGAGGGGTAGGCGAGCAGGACCGTCACCGCGCGCCCGCCGATCCGGGCGAGGACGACCGCCGCGCCCGCCGCGAGCGTCGCGACGACCGCGGCCGCGACGACTGCGACGATCTCCTCTCCCCTGTAGGCGAACTGGAACCAGCTGATCGCCGTGAGCGCGCCCCAGACGACGACGGACAGCCCCATCACGCCCGCGACGCCGAGACCGGCCGCGAGCCGGTCGATGCGCCGGGAGTGAAAGCGAAGCGCGAAGCCGGCGAGCGTCAGCGGGTAGGCGAGCGCGACGAGCAGCGCGCCGAGGGCGGCCCAGGCCCTGTAGGCGGCCCACCCGCTCCTCGTCGTAGGCGTCCACTTTCCGAGCACCGAGTGGGCGGCGTCGCGCTGGCGTGGGAACAGCAGCTCCATCCAGCTCTCGTGGAGACGTCGGAGGTCTAGCTGGATCGCTCCGATCGCCCCGATCCGTCGGGACTGTACGGCCATAGCGGAAACATATTTATTCAGATATATTACCCTTGTGGGTCGCCTACCAGGGCGCGAAGTCGGGGTCGACGGTGCGCTCTCGCTCCGGGATCCCGTCGATCGTCTCCACCTCCTCCGCCGAGAGCGACAGCGAGAGAGAGGCGAAGTTGTCCCTGATGTGCTCTCTCCCCGTCGCCTTCGGGATCGCGGTGATCCCGTGCTCGCGGAGCCACGCGAGGCTCACCTGCGCCGCGCTCGCGTCGTGGTCCTCCGCGATCGCCTCGAGTTCGGGCACGTCGAACACCTCGCCGCGGGCGAGCGGGGAGTAGGCGACGAGTTCGATCCCCATCTCGCGACAGACCTCCCGAAGCTCCTCCTGGGGGAGTTTCGGGTGGCACTCGACCTGATTCGCGAAGATCGGTGCGTCGAGGTGGTCGGTCGCAGTCCGCAGGTCCTCCGGCTCGAAGTTGCTGACGCCGACCCTGTCGATCTTCCCCTCGTCCCGGAGGTCGTCGAACGCCGGGAGCGTCTCCTCCGGCTCGTACTCGCGTGCGGGCCAGTGGACGTAGAGCAAGTCGACCGCGTTCACGCCGAGTCTCTTCAGGCTCTCCTCCGTGCTCTCCAGCACGTCGTCGTAGTCCAGATCGTCGATCCAGACCTTCGTCGCGAGGAAGATCTCCTCTCTCGGCACGTCACTCTCGGCGATCGCCTCGCCGACGGCGTCCTCGTTGCCGTAGGCCTGGGCGGTGTCTACGTGCCGGTAGCCGGTCGAGAGCGCGGTCTTCACGCTCTCGACGCACTGGTCGCGGTCGTCGTTCTGCCAGGTGCCGAGGCCGAGCGTCGGCATTCCCGAGGCGCACGGTACGTCGCCACAGGTGAGAGAATCAACCATCGAGCGAACGGAGGGACGAGTTTCGGATAGCGGTTGGGCCTGCGGCGGGCGCGCACCGACCACACCGGTCCGGATCGGCCGATCGCTTCCGGTGTGAAGGGGTTATCCAAACGGTTTAGGTGGGGTGGGAGATACCAGCGCCATGTCCGTGGACCTCTCCGAGGAACGACAACGGATAGCCACCTCCTCCTCGCCCGATCGGGCGTTTCAGACCCTCCCCTGGAAGCACAGGCGCGAGGTGTTCTTCGGCCTGCCCGAATCCGTCCAGCGGACCCTCGTGGCGGAGCTCGGCGAGGGGGAGCTGACGCGGTTCGTTCGTCGGCTCGATCCGGACGAGGCGACCGACGTACTGGGATTGGTCGACGAGGAGACGCGCGAGGCTCTCCTCCGACAGCTCGACGAGAGCCGCCGCGAGAAGATCGAACTCCTGCTCGAGTTCGATCCCGAGACCGCGGGGGGGCTGATGAACCTCGACTACGTGACGGTCGGATACGACCGGAGCTTCGGGGACGTGCGGAGACGTGTCCAGCGGTACGAGGAGCGCACCGGTCGCTTTCCGACGATTCTCGTCATGCAGGACGACACGCTGCTGGGCGAACTCCCCGGGCCTGCGCTGGCGATGACCGACGCCGACAGCGAGTCGATCACCGACTTCGTCAAGGCGGCACCGTGGGTCAGGTTCGACGAGGACCAGTCGGACGTCATCGAGGTCTTCCGTTCGAACCCCGAGAGCACCGTCGCTGTCCTCGACGACGAGGAGGAGGAGGACACCGTCCTCGGGGTCATCTACGCGGAGGACCTGCTCCGGATCGTCGAGGAGGAGGCCAGCAGGACGCTCTACGAGTTCACCGGGGTCGCAGAGGAGGAGGGGATCCTCGACGGGCCGCTCTCGAAGGTCCGCAACCGGTACAAGTGGCTGATCCTCAACCTCGGGACGGCGTTCCTGGCCGCGGCCGTCGTCGGCCTCTACGAGGACACGATCGCCGCGTTCACGCTGCTTGCGGTCTACATGCCCGTGGTCGCCGGGATGGGTGGGAACGCGGGGACGCAGTCGATGGCGGTGACGGTCCGCGGCCTCGCACTCGGCCAGGTATCGCTCGCGACCGGCGGGCGCGTCGTCGTGAACGAGATCGTCGCGGGCGCCGCCAACGGAACGATCACCGGCGTGCTCGTTGCGCTCATCGCCTCCGTGTTCAACCAGAGCCCGCTGCTGGG
This region of Halalkalicoccus sp. CGA53 genomic DNA includes:
- a CDS encoding aldo/keto reductase, producing MVDSLTCGDVPCASGMPTLGLGTWQNDDRDQCVESVKTALSTGYRHVDTAQAYGNEDAVGEAIAESDVPREEIFLATKVWIDDLDYDDVLESTEESLKRLGVNAVDLLYVHWPAREYEPEETLPAFDDLRDEGKIDRVGVSNFEPEDLRTATDHLDAPIFANQVECHPKLPQEELREVCREMGIELVAYSPLARGEVFDVPELEAIAEDHDASAAQVSLAWLREHGITAIPKATGREHIRDNFASLSLSLSAEEVETIDGIPERERTVDPDFAPW
- a CDS encoding magnesium transporter, with the protein product MSVDLSEERQRIATSSSPDRAFQTLPWKHRREVFFGLPESVQRTLVAELGEGELTRFVRRLDPDEATDVLGLVDEETREALLRQLDESRREKIELLLEFDPETAGGLMNLDYVTVGYDRSFGDVRRRVQRYEERTGRFPTILVMQDDTLLGELPGPALAMTDADSESITDFVKAAPWVRFDEDQSDVIEVFRSNPESTVAVLDDEEEEDTVLGVIYAEDLLRIVEEEASRTLYEFTGVAEEEGILDGPLSKVRNRYKWLILNLGTAFLAAAVVGLYEDTIAAFTLLAVYMPVVAGMGGNAGTQSMAVTVRGLALGQVSLATGGRVVVNEIVAGAANGTITGVLVALIASVFNQSPLLGLVLGVSMVLNLVIAGFFGTTIPLVLDRIGKDPATSATIFITTATDVLGFFIFLGLAGIVLGI